From a single Paenibacillus sp. FSL W8-0426 genomic region:
- a CDS encoding nitroreductase family protein, whose product MLISDVLHKNDRFPSFEPKPVDPEAILRLLDAAVWAPNDGLREPWRFLFVEGKHREEALPLHRREAPAHLVAIANAEGAMHKQAEDLAAVYCLIQNLKLLGMDNGIGIEVCIEGWIYDETVRQRLGIRDHERIAAILNIGYADIGSLSQKDQPTRLRIREC is encoded by the coding sequence ATGTTAATTTCGGATGTATTGCACAAAAACGATCGATTTCCTTCCTTCGAACCAAAACCGGTCGACCCTGAAGCGATTCTGCGTCTATTGGATGCAGCGGTATGGGCACCGAATGATGGTCTGCGGGAACCCTGGCGTTTCCTGTTCGTGGAAGGCAAACACCGTGAAGAAGCACTGCCTCTCCACCGTCGCGAAGCCCCGGCGCATCTGGTCGCCATTGCGAATGCCGAAGGCGCCATGCACAAACAAGCGGAAGATTTGGCCGCCGTTTACTGCTTGATTCAAAACTTAAAGCTGCTCGGGATGGACAACGGCATAGGCATTGAGGTTTGCATCGAGGGCTGGATCTATGACGAGACGGTTCGCCAAAGATTGGGGATACGGGATCATGAGCGAATAGCGGCAATTCTGAATATAGGGTACGCGGATATCGGAAGCCTATCCCAAAAAGATCAACCCACCCGTCTCCGTATTCGTGAATGTTAA
- a CDS encoding PQQ-binding-like beta-propeller repeat protein, translating to MNSIGKQTLSRFVKTGLAITFLLSPVSSFWVDTNQVSAQSADNVASTNLKPVWTKAVGDLNQMDIKATLIKNDLYYTVGGKYIAFDALSGKTRWTYRAAASSQTVTDGQSVWVTDTTGQLLKLNAKTGKLQWKVKTQLRPGKGESYSNFSLHLADGVIYVGDEYGLTAYNASNGKVKWKLKGGEHGYNVLLTGKMLVASTTISGGLTTSSLKGIDAATGKVKWTLNDGDHQDILYSNGKTFYSRDVTEGIDAGYAANIDEIELSSGKIKATRSYVPVDFVEELSAVDVVSDGSYFYVIGKYDERQKQAVVSRFPVNDPSITKPDKTYVFPVSVVDWSIPGRDGIAYARLGNGNLVAIDTNSGKTLASVLYKGTPLPTLVGQDVMIVQYGSKISGVKTGR from the coding sequence ATGAATTCGATTGGAAAACAAACATTGTCCAGATTCGTCAAAACAGGATTAGCCATAACTTTTCTCTTATCGCCAGTCTCATCGTTTTGGGTGGATACCAACCAGGTATCGGCCCAGTCTGCAGACAACGTTGCGTCCACGAACCTGAAACCCGTTTGGACCAAAGCAGTTGGTGACCTGAATCAAATGGACATAAAGGCCACACTAATCAAGAATGATTTATACTACACGGTTGGTGGTAAATACATTGCCTTTGATGCTTTGTCCGGCAAAACTCGCTGGACTTATCGGGCTGCTGCGTCTTCACAAACAGTTACGGATGGCCAATCGGTGTGGGTTACGGATACAACGGGGCAGCTGCTGAAACTGAATGCAAAAACAGGTAAATTGCAATGGAAAGTTAAAACGCAATTACGCCCAGGAAAAGGGGAGAGTTACTCCAATTTCAGTTTGCATCTGGCGGATGGGGTGATTTATGTCGGGGACGAATATGGTCTAACCGCATACAACGCCTCAAACGGTAAAGTGAAATGGAAATTAAAAGGCGGCGAACATGGGTATAACGTTCTTCTTACCGGGAAAATGCTTGTCGCATCTACGACCATCTCGGGAGGTTTAACAACGAGCAGTTTGAAAGGGATCGATGCCGCGACCGGTAAAGTGAAATGGACGCTAAACGATGGGGACCATCAGGACATCCTGTATTCAAACGGAAAAACGTTTTACTCCCGTGACGTAACCGAAGGCATCGATGCCGGTTATGCGGCAAATATTGATGAAATTGAATTAAGCAGCGGAAAGATTAAGGCTACCCGTTCTTATGTCCCTGTAGACTTTGTGGAAGAACTTAGCGCGGTCGATGTCGTATCCGATGGAAGTTACTTCTATGTCATCGGCAAATACGATGAACGTCAAAAACAAGCGGTCGTTTCACGCTTTCCCGTGAACGATCCTTCCATCACCAAGCCCGATAAAACTTACGTTTTCCCGGTGTCGGTCGTGGATTGGTCAATTCCGGGCCGTGATGGCATTGCCTATGCCCGTTTAGGGAACGGCAATCTGGTGGCCATAGATACGAACAGCGGAAAAACGTTGGCCTCCGTATTGTACAAAGGGACCCCATTGCCAACCCTCGTTGGCCAAGACGTAATGATTGTCCAATATGGCTCGAAAATCAGCGGAGTAAAGACCGGTCGCTGA
- a CDS encoding MarR family transcriptional regulator — translation METLNKNKNAIHESFIQFLQHKEQYESRISASYLEDLRKHIGASFSLNMTELHTIACIGEQEPINITSIAERIHVSKGNTSKIANKLLKAGWVRKAQLNDNKKEVYFRLTPVGKKLFAAHDELHAKEKQRMYDFLGQYSNAELEFIKKLFDDMAAFYQ, via the coding sequence ATGGAGACTTTAAATAAAAACAAAAACGCAATTCATGAAAGCTTCATTCAATTCCTTCAACACAAAGAACAATACGAATCTCGGATATCCGCGTCATACCTTGAGGATCTCCGAAAGCACATCGGTGCCAGCTTCAGCTTGAACATGACGGAACTGCATACCATTGCATGCATCGGAGAGCAAGAACCGATCAATATCACGTCCATCGCGGAACGGATTCATGTAAGCAAAGGCAATACCTCCAAGATCGCCAATAAATTGCTTAAGGCTGGTTGGGTACGAAAAGCTCAGCTTAACGATAACAAAAAAGAAGTATACTTTCGATTGACGCCTGTCGGGAAAAAGCTGTTCGCTGCCCACGACGAGCTTCATGCGAAAGAAAAGCAGCGCATGTACGATTTTTTGGGTCAATACAGCAATGCCGAGCTTGAATTTATCAAAAAATTGTTCGATGATATGGCTGCCTTTTACCAATGA
- a CDS encoding DinB family protein, with the protein MAIDLIIGDAKHELASTRRILERLPDEHMEWRPHTKSMTLGGLTTHLINLVNWQVAIFVGPELDLATVPPRREALTSRADVLNEFDENAAKLEKLLSECSEEMLGEEWTLRSGDYVILQRPRAIALRTFGLSHMIHHRAQLGVYFRLLDIPVPGLYGPSADDSVN; encoded by the coding sequence GTGGCAATAGATCTGATTATTGGCGATGCCAAACACGAGCTGGCTTCTACCCGCCGCATCCTGGAACGCTTGCCCGATGAGCATATGGAATGGCGTCCACACACTAAATCGATGACGCTCGGCGGGCTGACCACGCACTTAATCAATCTGGTAAACTGGCAAGTCGCGATTTTTGTTGGACCTGAACTGGATCTGGCGACTGTGCCGCCCAGACGGGAAGCTTTGACAAGTCGAGCGGATGTGTTGAACGAATTCGACGAGAACGCCGCAAAACTGGAAAAGCTGTTATCCGAATGCAGCGAGGAAATGCTGGGCGAGGAGTGGACCTTGCGAAGCGGGGATTATGTCATTTTGCAGCGCCCGCGGGCAATCGCATTGCGCACCTTCGGTCTTAGCCATATGATCCATCACCGTGCACAGCTTGGAGTTTACTTCAGACTCCTGGACATTCCCGTTCCTGGATTGTATGGCCCCTCGGCCGACGACAGCGTGAATTAA
- a CDS encoding DUF1648 domain-containing protein — protein sequence MINFLFNPKTPILVTVLALLAAIIAVWFAPSELPIHFTNGQADRFVSRWVGLFALPVLMIVLLYRRWREGAGWLIYVLALLQICMLWLALI from the coding sequence ATGATCAATTTCCTCTTTAATCCCAAAACGCCTATTCTCGTCACAGTGCTGGCATTGCTAGCGGCCATCATTGCGGTATGGTTTGCTCCATCGGAGCTCCCCATTCACTTTACGAATGGTCAAGCCGACAGGTTTGTCAGTCGATGGGTCGGCTTGTTTGCTCTTCCTGTCTTGATGATTGTTCTGCTCTATCGCCGATGGAGGGAAGGTGCCGGCTGGCTTATTTATGTACTGGCTCTATTGCAAATTTGCATGTTATGGCTCGCTTTGATCTAG
- a CDS encoding helix-turn-helix transcriptional regulator translates to MQNHIRAKRMDASLTQEELSRLLKVSRQTVVSLEAGKYKPSLVLAHKLAQTFRCSIEELFIFEGDENIES, encoded by the coding sequence GTGCAAAACCATATCCGCGCTAAGCGCATGGATGCGTCATTGACGCAGGAAGAATTGTCTCGTCTGCTCAAAGTGTCCAGGCAAACGGTCGTTTCCCTGGAAGCAGGGAAGTATAAACCTTCGCTTGTGTTGGCACACAAGTTAGCCCAAACCTTCAGGTGCAGCATTGAGGAATTATTCATTTTCGAGGGGGACGAAAACATTGAATCCTGA
- a CDS encoding CBO0543 family protein: MLSNVIIAFVIPVIIGGWILRRNLNILLAFYPLGVATSSCVNNVGFNFFWNILPNTNNQSYAALPMDLGLYPMFGCLMIYAILEKGMKPWPTILASSFILTILEWIAKQMGKVIYFNDWNIYWTFLSYFLPFVLAYGYSLVFRKMFKVWR, encoded by the coding sequence ATGCTGAGTAATGTCATTATCGCTTTTGTGATTCCCGTGATCATTGGCGGATGGATTCTGCGCAGGAACCTCAACATCCTACTTGCTTTTTATCCATTGGGAGTGGCTACCTCCAGCTGCGTCAACAATGTGGGTTTTAATTTCTTCTGGAATATCCTCCCGAACACCAACAATCAATCGTATGCAGCCCTCCCTATGGATTTAGGTTTATATCCCATGTTCGGATGTCTTATGATATATGCCATTCTTGAAAAAGGGATGAAGCCTTGGCCGACAATACTGGCATCATCCTTCATTTTAACGATTCTGGAGTGGATCGCTAAACAAATGGGCAAGGTCATCTATTTCAATGATTGGAACATTTACTGGACGTTTTTGTCCTACTTTCTGCCTTTCGTTTTAGCTTACGGGTATAGCCTTGTTTTCAGAAAAATGTTTAAAGTTTGGAGGTAA
- a CDS encoding nitroreductase family protein yields the protein MKVESIIRERRSIRKFSDQPVPDHLIQDVLNQASNLCDSQMLNAMTLMLALSHESKTRLSRYMMDSFAVTRFGKLTPKPLKETMVKYFSEVPGLVAVVVEDHGSPEQRDRQYANVCFYLQNLQLLAWENGIGMFWRTDEMLYTRSFFEQLGMSERERLVGILIFGFIDKTPRPRKRTPAAKKWSRWPQT from the coding sequence ATGAAGGTTGAATCCATCATTAGGGAACGCCGGAGCATACGGAAGTTCTCCGATCAGCCTGTGCCCGATCACCTTATTCAGGATGTATTGAATCAAGCGTCTAATTTGTGCGACTCACAAATGCTGAATGCCATGACGCTTATGTTGGCCCTGTCGCACGAATCCAAAACTCGTCTTTCCCGGTATATGATGGATTCTTTTGCGGTTACCCGGTTTGGCAAGCTCACCCCCAAGCCCCTAAAGGAAACGATGGTGAAGTACTTTTCCGAGGTCCCCGGCCTCGTGGCCGTTGTTGTGGAAGATCATGGTTCGCCGGAGCAACGAGACCGGCAGTATGCAAATGTTTGTTTTTACCTGCAAAACCTGCAGCTGTTAGCTTGGGAAAACGGGATCGGCATGTTTTGGCGCACAGATGAAATGTTGTATACCAGGTCCTTTTTTGAACAACTGGGCATGTCAGAACGTGAACGATTGGTCGGTATTTTGATCTTTGGTTTCATTGACAAAACACCCCGTCCCCGCAAGCGGACGCCTGCCGCAAAAAAATGGAGTCGCTGGCCGCAAACCTGA
- a CDS encoding class I SAM-dependent methyltransferase, protein MHKLDLCNDRDTTKYNFYLEAARSSPGEVLELACGTGLATIHLAKSGIHITGVDISAAMLEYARFKAQGLPVEFIEADALTFDSDKRFSLIYLTGNAFQAFLSEEDQVALLGTVYKHLKPNGMFVFETRNPLGTDLSDEEETTWGEFTDQDGIKVKVSGTQSYDARNQIMHWVTFRDWGFRKTTSRIACRSTDNDTLKHLLTRHGFHIESQYSDWDKTPFTPSSSSIISVCRKKQGE, encoded by the coding sequence ATGCATAAGTTGGATCTCTGTAATGACAGGGATACAACAAAATACAATTTCTATCTTGAAGCTGCCAGATCGAGCCCGGGCGAAGTGTTAGAGCTTGCGTGCGGTACAGGATTGGCAACCATTCATTTAGCAAAATCGGGGATTCATATAACCGGCGTTGATATTTCTGCAGCGATGCTTGAGTATGCGCGGTTTAAGGCTCAAGGCTTGCCTGTGGAGTTTATTGAAGCGGATGCTCTTACCTTCGATTCCGATAAGCGCTTTTCTTTGATTTATTTAACCGGAAATGCATTTCAAGCATTTTTGAGCGAAGAAGATCAAGTGGCCTTACTCGGAACAGTGTACAAACACTTAAAGCCCAATGGAATGTTTGTTTTTGAAACACGGAACCCCTTGGGGACCGATTTATCTGACGAAGAGGAGACGACCTGGGGAGAATTTACGGATCAGGATGGAATTAAAGTCAAGGTATCCGGAACGCAATCCTATGATGCAAGGAACCAAATCATGCACTGGGTCACTTTCCGTGATTGGGGATTCAGGAAAACAACTTCGCGAATTGCATGTCGTTCTACGGATAATGATACGCTTAAGCATCTGTTGACCCGTCACGGCTTTCATATCGAAAGCCAGTATTCGGACTGGGATAAAACACCCTTCACGCCTTCGTCTTCTTCCATCATCAGTGTTTGTCGAAAAAAACAAGGTGAATAG
- a CDS encoding MDR family MFS transporter: protein MSQHSLLQEQPKESSFSIRPYLPPLIAIVIGTFMVILDSTAVNVALPTWVRDFGVTLQTMQWAVTAYTLALSAVIPLAGWLSDKFGAKRVFLSSIGFFTLGSLLCAFAQTSGQLILFRVIQGLGGGMVSPVGMAMVYRLAPPDKRGSIIGMLGIPMLLAPALGPVISGWLVEYVSWHWIFWINLPIGLAGIWIGMKHLPSFQSQANPRLDVLGLFLGPAAFACLTFGFSEAGSGLASSYALWGLSAGTVLLALFVISCLVQREPLLELRVMKSGPFTIGIITSWIMQTALFGTVLLFPLLLQQVKQLGPLATGLHLLPQAIGSMIFMPLAGKWFDKMGARPPLTVGMLLISGGLFAMSIVGTDYGPSFIMLILFALGSGMGLSMMSLNTYVLNATPPQMVSRVTPLTSASQQVVSSFAIAGFTGYLSSRITNNAGKELSAMDAHTAAFSDTFWLAACIATVGLVCSFLLKKKTPSAKKGSSSSVNDSNERIHEHDQFPL from the coding sequence ATGTCTCAACATTCATTACTTCAGGAACAGCCCAAAGAAAGTTCATTTTCCATTCGACCGTATCTACCGCCGCTGATCGCGATCGTCATCGGAACGTTTATGGTTATTCTGGATAGTACGGCGGTGAACGTCGCCCTTCCGACTTGGGTGCGGGATTTCGGCGTTACGCTCCAAACGATGCAGTGGGCGGTCACCGCTTATACGTTAGCTCTCTCTGCAGTCATTCCACTGGCAGGGTGGCTTTCGGACAAATTTGGCGCTAAGCGAGTGTTCCTGAGTTCCATCGGATTTTTCACGCTTGGTTCTCTGCTATGCGCATTTGCTCAAACGTCCGGACAGCTCATTCTTTTTCGGGTCATTCAAGGTTTAGGAGGAGGAATGGTTTCTCCGGTCGGAATGGCGATGGTGTATCGCCTGGCGCCTCCTGACAAACGTGGGTCAATTATCGGCATGCTGGGCATACCGATGCTTCTCGCTCCTGCTCTCGGGCCGGTTATATCCGGATGGTTGGTTGAATACGTGAGCTGGCATTGGATTTTCTGGATTAACCTTCCGATCGGGTTGGCAGGAATATGGATCGGCATGAAGCACCTGCCCTCCTTCCAATCCCAAGCAAACCCTCGTTTGGATGTGTTGGGCTTATTTCTCGGCCCTGCTGCTTTTGCTTGTCTGACGTTCGGCTTCAGCGAAGCAGGGAGCGGCTTGGCCTCTTCATACGCTCTTTGGGGCTTGTCGGCGGGTACCGTTTTGCTGGCACTCTTCGTCATCTCCTGTTTAGTGCAGCGAGAACCGCTTCTTGAATTGCGCGTTATGAAGTCCGGGCCGTTTACGATCGGAATAATAACCTCCTGGATCATGCAAACGGCTCTGTTCGGTACCGTGCTGTTATTTCCGCTGCTCCTTCAGCAGGTCAAGCAATTGGGACCACTGGCAACAGGCCTTCACCTTTTGCCTCAGGCGATCGGTTCGATGATCTTCATGCCATTGGCCGGAAAATGGTTTGACAAAATGGGGGCGCGTCCTCCATTGACTGTGGGCATGCTGCTGATCTCAGGCGGGCTTTTTGCCATGTCGATTGTGGGAACGGATTACGGTCCTTCCTTCATCATGCTCATTTTGTTTGCGCTCGGTTCAGGGATGGGTCTGTCAATGATGTCGCTTAACACTTACGTATTGAACGCCACGCCGCCCCAGATGGTTAGCCGGGTTACTCCGCTAACGAGCGCTTCCCAACAAGTGGTGTCATCCTTTGCGATTGCCGGTTTTACGGGTTATCTCTCGTCACGCATCACGAATAACGCAGGCAAAGAGCTGTCTGCCATGGATGCTCACACCGCTGCTTTTAGTGACACATTTTGGCTGGCCGCTTGCATCGCGACGGTGGGATTGGTATGCAGCTTTTTGTTGAAGAAAAAAACGCCGTCCGCAAAGAAAGGCTCCTCTTCCTCTGTGAATGACTCAAACGAAAGGATACATGAACATGATCAATTTCCTCTTTAA
- a CDS encoding MerR family transcriptional regulator, whose translation MNIKEVAERTGLSAHTIRFYERSGLIPKIKRNDSGIREFTDSEVNFLIFMVTLKKTGMSLEDISEFTKEGCILERLESGEMPKESVSNRLSILLNHQNKLLEQQQNIELLINAVAQKISFYEKYIEASGKIETEDLKDDEKKI comes from the coding sequence ATGAATATTAAAGAAGTTGCGGAAAGAACCGGGCTTTCTGCACATACCATTCGATTTTATGAAAGAAGTGGGTTGATTCCAAAAATTAAGAGAAACGATAGCGGAATACGAGAATTTACGGATTCTGAAGTAAACTTTCTTATATTTATGGTAACTCTCAAAAAAACAGGGATGTCCCTTGAAGATATTTCGGAGTTTACAAAAGAAGGCTGCATACTGGAACGTTTGGAATCTGGAGAAATGCCCAAAGAGTCAGTTAGCAATCGACTATCGATTCTTTTGAATCATCAGAATAAGTTACTTGAACAACAACAAAATATTGAATTACTTATTAATGCCGTGGCTCAAAAAATTTCATTCTACGAAAAGTACATTGAGGCATCGGGTAAAATAGAGACGGAGGATTTAAAAGATGACGAAAAAAAGATATGA
- a CDS encoding tyrosine-protein phosphatase, with the protein MDKNNKEHGIISSFDGLGNFRDFGGYDTTDGKRVKRGHLFRSDDLSKLSRRDIARLEQTGMQLICDLRTETEQQSKKSRMLNRGIEVANLPMQDKSQAFTRLEFMKYLIRHGSEINFEQQMKDMYFHMGNGSQSTIKNIFSLLSRKEKLPVLIHCTGGKDRTGFIVAIIQLFLNVPYDHVLKDYLYSNVRIGPRMKKAENMIRFMSFYRVPAERIKPILEVRRDYLEDVLQPILARHGTIENYLINECDIPEKHLETFKELVLE; encoded by the coding sequence ATGGACAAGAACAACAAAGAGCACGGCATCATATCTTCTTTTGACGGGTTGGGCAACTTCAGGGACTTTGGGGGTTATGACACAACCGACGGCAAGAGAGTGAAGAGAGGGCATTTGTTCCGCTCGGACGATTTATCCAAGCTTTCGAGAAGGGACATTGCGCGGCTGGAACAGACCGGCATGCAATTGATTTGTGATTTGAGGACGGAGACTGAACAACAGTCCAAAAAGAGCCGCATGCTGAATCGGGGGATCGAGGTCGCTAATCTGCCTATGCAGGACAAAAGCCAAGCGTTTACCAGGCTTGAATTCATGAAATATTTGATCCGGCATGGGAGCGAGATTAACTTTGAACAACAGATGAAGGACATGTATTTTCATATGGGGAACGGATCCCAATCCACGATCAAAAACATTTTCAGTTTGTTATCCAGGAAAGAAAAATTGCCCGTTCTGATTCATTGCACCGGAGGCAAAGACCGAACCGGATTTATCGTGGCGATCATCCAGCTTTTTCTCAACGTTCCGTATGATCACGTCCTGAAGGATTACCTGTATTCCAATGTACGCATTGGACCTCGCATGAAAAAAGCGGAGAACATGATTCGTTTCATGAGTTTTTACCGCGTGCCGGCAGAACGGATCAAACCTATATTGGAGGTAAGGCGCGACTATCTGGAGGATGTGCTTCAACCCATTCTGGCTCGCCATGGCACCATAGAAAACTATTTGATAAACGAATGCGATATTCCCGAAAAGCATCTTGAAACCTTCAAGGAACTCGTACTCGAATGA
- a CDS encoding TetR/AcrR family transcriptional regulator, whose product MSLLKDKIIQSAVRLFMEKGYRATSIQDIADDCSIAKGSLYKFFESKEDLFVSILKQRQQSMMDGVERIRKLALPRRETYLSEITCLFQFFGRHGYYISRDYNEFPPGGSDNISSLIHQIQVQMFNYYENLLSRQYGSAISNWKWDVTALFSGLVREYTFHLLFAYKPIPAEKLAVFIAERMDDLVDGLGKASPLPLLTPELMKEYEEVDLGSAVPTNSGRISTLFRTIQSTIPDLYVPNARKKELQEVAMLLEEELAGDKPRTFLIQALLRDLAAEPELSFYANQLQQRLGVIRQERQ is encoded by the coding sequence ATGAGTTTATTGAAGGACAAAATCATCCAATCCGCCGTCCGCCTTTTTATGGAAAAAGGCTATCGGGCAACGTCGATTCAAGACATCGCAGACGATTGCAGCATCGCGAAAGGATCTCTGTACAAATTTTTCGAATCCAAAGAAGACTTGTTCGTCAGCATTTTGAAACAACGTCAGCAATCGATGATGGATGGGGTGGAGCGAATTCGTAAATTGGCACTGCCACGCCGGGAAACGTACTTATCCGAAATTACGTGTTTGTTTCAATTCTTTGGCCGCCATGGCTACTATATTTCCCGGGATTATAATGAATTTCCTCCGGGAGGCAGCGACAATATTTCCTCTCTCATTCATCAGATTCAGGTTCAAATGTTCAACTACTACGAGAATCTGTTGTCGAGGCAATACGGTTCGGCCATCTCGAATTGGAAGTGGGACGTGACAGCCCTGTTCAGCGGTCTTGTTCGGGAGTATACTTTTCATTTGTTGTTTGCATACAAACCGATCCCGGCCGAAAAACTGGCGGTATTTATTGCGGAACGGATGGATGATTTGGTGGATGGCCTGGGCAAAGCTTCTCCCCTGCCCTTATTAACACCCGAGCTTATGAAAGAATACGAGGAAGTGGATTTGGGTTCAGCGGTACCCACAAATTCAGGCAGAATCTCTACCTTGTTTCGAACCATACAATCGACCATTCCTGATCTGTATGTTCCGAATGCCCGAAAGAAGGAGCTTCAAGAAGTGGCAATGCTGCTTGAGGAGGAGTTGGCCGGGGACAAGCCGCGGACTTTTCTGATTCAAGCATTGCTTCGGGATTTGGCTGCGGAGCCCGAATTGTCTTTCTACGCCAACCAGCTGCAGCAGCGCTTGGGAGTAATCCGACAAGAGAGGCAGTAG
- a CDS encoding carboxymuconolactone decarboxylase family protein: MTKKRYEVGIQLMNEVVGESGGHTRDFLKGIAPDFERFLVEFPFGDIYSRPGLDLKSREIATIAALTALGYAIPQLKVHINGALNVGCTKEEIVEIMMQMAVYAGFPAALNGLNAAKEVFYN, from the coding sequence ATGACGAAAAAAAGATATGAAGTCGGTATACAATTAATGAATGAGGTAGTCGGAGAATCTGGAGGTCATACTCGTGATTTTTTGAAAGGCATTGCCCCTGATTTCGAACGTTTCTTAGTTGAATTCCCATTTGGTGATATCTATAGTCGACCTGGATTGGATCTGAAATCTCGTGAAATTGCAACCATCGCTGCTTTAACCGCTCTTGGTTACGCAATTCCTCAACTGAAAGTTCATATTAATGGTGCCTTAAATGTTGGATGCACAAAAGAAGAGATTGTAGAGATAATGATGCAAATGGCAGTTTATGCTGGTTTCCCCGCTGCTTTAAATGGACTGAATGCGGCTAAGGAAGTTTTTTACAACTAG